A portion of the Chromobacterium sp. IIBBL 290-4 genome contains these proteins:
- the hutI gene encoding imidazolonepropionase produces the protein MPPIHAHRPSLWLNARLATMDPLHAAPYGALEGHALLLRDGHIAAVLPQTEVDAASFDGDVFDLQGRWITPGLIDCHTHLVYGGSRAAEWEKRLTGVLYQQIAAEGGGIVSTVRATRWLDEEELALTSLPRLKALMAEGVTTVEIKSGYGLTQADELKQLAAARRLQDSLPVEVAATLLAAHAVPPEYAGDADGYVDLIVESILPVAARSGLAEAVDAFCESVGFSPAQTRRVFEAARAHGLKVKGHVEQLSNLHGAALVAEFGGLSADHIEYLDDAGVDALKRAGTVAVLLPGAFYFLRETQKPPVDKLRAAGVPMAVSTDLNPGTSPFASIRLAMNQACVLFGLTPEEALAGVTRHAARALGRADTHGRLAAGCVADILVWDIAHPAEIAYSVGVPLLKQRVFRGAAQSID, from the coding sequence ATGCCGCCGATTCACGCTCATCGCCCCAGCCTGTGGCTCAATGCCAGGCTGGCTACCATGGACCCGCTCCACGCCGCGCCCTATGGCGCTTTGGAAGGCCATGCCTTGTTGTTGCGCGATGGCCACATCGCGGCGGTGCTGCCGCAGACCGAGGTGGACGCCGCTTCCTTCGACGGCGACGTGTTCGACCTGCAAGGCCGCTGGATCACGCCCGGCCTGATCGATTGCCACACCCACCTGGTGTACGGCGGCAGCCGCGCTGCGGAGTGGGAAAAGCGCCTCACCGGCGTGCTATACCAGCAGATCGCCGCCGAGGGCGGCGGCATCGTTTCCACCGTCCGCGCCACCCGCTGGCTGGACGAGGAGGAGCTGGCGCTGACCAGCCTGCCCAGGCTCAAGGCCTTGATGGCGGAGGGCGTCACCACGGTGGAGATCAAATCCGGCTACGGCCTGACCCAGGCCGATGAATTGAAGCAGCTGGCGGCGGCGCGCCGGCTGCAAGACTCTTTGCCAGTGGAAGTGGCGGCCACGCTGTTGGCCGCGCACGCGGTGCCGCCGGAGTACGCCGGCGACGCCGACGGCTATGTCGATCTGATCGTCGAATCCATCTTGCCGGTGGCGGCGCGGTCGGGTCTCGCGGAAGCGGTGGACGCGTTCTGCGAGAGCGTCGGTTTTTCTCCGGCGCAGACCCGCCGCGTGTTCGAGGCGGCGCGCGCGCATGGCTTGAAAGTGAAGGGCCATGTCGAGCAGCTGTCCAATCTGCACGGAGCGGCGCTGGTGGCCGAGTTCGGCGGTTTGTCGGCCGATCACATCGAATATCTGGATGACGCCGGAGTCGATGCGCTGAAACGCGCCGGCACGGTGGCGGTGCTGCTGCCCGGCGCCTTCTATTTCCTGCGCGAGACCCAAAAACCGCCGGTGGACAAGCTGCGCGCCGCCGGCGTACCGATGGCGGTGTCCACCGACCTCAATCCCGGCACCAGCCCGTTCGCCTCCATCCGTCTGGCGATGAATCAGGCCTGCGTGCTGTTCGGCCTGACGCCGGAAGAGGCGCTGGCCGGCGTCACCCGCCACGCGGCGCGGGCGTTGGGCCGCGCGGATACCCACGGCCGGCTGGCTGCCGGCTGCGTGGCGGATATCTTGGTGTGGGACATCGCTCATCCGGCCGAAATCGCCTACAGCGTCGGCGTGCCGCTGCTCAAGCAGCGGGTGTTCCGCGGCGCGGCGCAATCCATAGACTAA
- a CDS encoding M3 family metallopeptidase — protein sequence MTVLATLRQQFNALNHAYLQVHKAKEDLFWDTYMAVSDDDAGFARAEGAFKDFISSPERLAQAKAAVAQLEALPAEAERDALLHGFKGWLALFESNIIESDAARQLMTELVELESELFAKRRAYKMHHLNEAGEREEATLSMLSTNLGTNRNEAARKSSLDAYLGLERWALDNGFLAIVNKRNALARSLGYADYFEYKVKKNEQMTPDQLFAILDDFEARTRDANQRALDELQAKHGADALLGHNLRFHMSGDVTRQMDPYLPFAKAVERWVLSFRRLGIQYRGATMQLDLVEREGKYQNGFCHGPIPAFFDGAQWVPGQINFTAEAKPDQVGSGARAINTLFHEGGHAAHFANVTQNSPCFSQEFAPTSMAYAETQSMFCDSLLEDADWLKRYARNSKGEVIPDELICARIEATQPFAAYAERSIAVVAYFERALYALPENELSAERVLQLARASEKRILGVDVSPRPLLAIPHLLNQESAAAYHGYLLANMAVYQTRAYFIGKFGYLTDNPAIGPLLAEHYWGPGNSINHNATLVRLTGEPFNARYLADSCNQSAAQAWTEAQKLIAESAARDYPAQYPDTLAAHIRLVHGAELIADNTAGDAAMFDRFESWVASHYPASVH from the coding sequence ATGACGGTTTTGGCCACGCTGCGCCAGCAATTCAACGCGCTCAACCACGCGTATCTGCAAGTTCATAAAGCTAAGGAAGACCTGTTCTGGGACACCTATATGGCGGTGTCGGACGACGACGCCGGCTTCGCCCGCGCCGAGGGGGCCTTCAAGGATTTCATCTCCAGCCCGGAGCGGCTGGCTCAGGCCAAGGCCGCCGTCGCCCAGCTGGAGGCCTTGCCGGCCGAGGCCGAGCGCGACGCGCTGCTGCACGGCTTCAAGGGCTGGCTGGCGCTGTTTGAGAGCAACATCATTGAAAGCGATGCCGCGCGCCAGCTGATGACCGAGCTGGTGGAGCTGGAGTCCGAGCTGTTCGCCAAGCGCCGCGCTTACAAGATGCACCACCTCAACGAGGCCGGCGAGCGCGAAGAGGCGACGCTGAGCATGCTCAGCACCAATCTGGGCACCAACCGGAACGAGGCGGCGCGCAAGAGCTCGCTGGACGCCTATCTGGGGCTGGAGCGCTGGGCGCTGGACAACGGCTTCCTCGCCATCGTGAACAAGCGCAACGCGCTGGCGCGCAGCCTGGGTTACGCCGACTACTTCGAGTACAAGGTCAAGAAGAACGAGCAGATGACGCCGGATCAGCTGTTCGCCATCCTGGACGATTTCGAGGCGCGCACCCGCGACGCCAACCAGCGCGCGCTGGACGAACTGCAGGCCAAGCACGGCGCGGACGCGCTGTTGGGCCACAATCTGCGCTTCCACATGAGCGGCGACGTGACCCGCCAGATGGACCCGTATCTGCCGTTCGCCAAGGCGGTGGAGCGCTGGGTGCTGAGCTTCCGCCGTCTGGGCATCCAGTATCGCGGCGCCACCATGCAGCTGGATCTGGTGGAGCGCGAGGGCAAGTATCAAAACGGTTTCTGCCACGGCCCGATCCCGGCCTTCTTCGACGGCGCCCAATGGGTGCCGGGCCAGATCAACTTCACCGCCGAGGCCAAGCCGGACCAGGTCGGCAGCGGCGCGCGCGCCATCAACACGCTGTTCCACGAAGGCGGCCACGCCGCGCATTTCGCCAACGTGACGCAGAACTCGCCGTGCTTCTCGCAAGAGTTCGCCCCCACGTCGATGGCCTATGCCGAAACCCAGAGCATGTTCTGCGACAGCCTGCTGGAAGATGCCGACTGGCTGAAGCGCTATGCGCGCAACAGCAAGGGCGAGGTCATTCCGGATGAGCTGATCTGCGCCCGCATCGAGGCGACGCAGCCCTTCGCCGCCTATGCCGAGCGCTCCATCGCCGTGGTGGCTTATTTCGAGCGCGCGCTGTACGCGCTGCCGGAAAATGAGCTCTCCGCCGAGCGCGTGCTGCAACTGGCCCGCGCCAGCGAGAAGCGCATCCTGGGCGTGGATGTCAGCCCGCGCCCGCTGTTGGCCATTCCGCATCTGTTGAATCAGGAATCGGCCGCCGCTTATCACGGCTACCTGCTGGCCAATATGGCGGTGTATCAGACCCGCGCCTACTTCATCGGTAAGTTCGGCTATCTGACCGACAACCCGGCCATCGGCCCGCTGCTGGCCGAGCACTACTGGGGCCCGGGCAACAGCATCAACCACAACGCCACCTTGGTGCGCCTGACCGGCGAGCCGTTCAACGCGCGTTATCTGGCGGACAGCTGCAACCAGAGCGCGGCGCAAGCTTGGACCGAGGCGCAAAAGCTGATCGCCGAATCCGCCGCCCGCGACTATCCGGCGCAGTATCCGGATACGCTCGCCGCGCATATCCGCCTGGTGCACGGCGCGGAGCTGATCGCCGACAACACCGCCGGCGACGCGGCGATGTTCGACCGTTTCGAAAGCTGGGTGGCCAGCCATTACCCGGCCAGCGTGCATTGA
- the hutC gene encoding histidine utilization repressor — MSDAAQPRYQRIKDYILCGIRDRHFLPGCKIPPELELARQFGVSRMTVNKAVRDLAEAGILLRFAGDGTYVAERKAESPLLDINNIAAEIEARGHSHSAQVIVLEAMPASEELALRLSVRAGAIIYHSLIVHFEDEVPIQLEDRYVNPVYAQEYLRQDYTERTPNDYLMESCPLTDIEHSVEAILPGTAEQALLGIAATEPCLLVLRRTWSHKKLVSFARLTHPGLRYKLRSQTRVKK, encoded by the coding sequence GTGTCAGACGCCGCCCAACCCCGCTATCAACGCATCAAGGACTACATCCTGTGCGGCATCCGCGACCGCCATTTCCTGCCTGGCTGCAAGATTCCGCCGGAGCTGGAGCTGGCGCGCCAGTTCGGCGTCTCGCGGATGACGGTGAACAAGGCGGTGCGCGATCTGGCCGAAGCCGGCATCCTGCTGCGCTTCGCCGGCGACGGCACTTATGTGGCGGAGCGCAAGGCGGAATCGCCGCTGCTGGACATCAACAATATCGCCGCCGAGATCGAGGCGCGCGGCCACAGCCACAGCGCCCAGGTGATTGTCCTGGAGGCGATGCCGGCCAGCGAGGAGCTGGCGTTGCGCCTGAGCGTGCGCGCCGGGGCAATCATTTACCATTCTTTGATCGTCCACTTCGAGGACGAGGTGCCGATCCAGCTGGAAGACCGTTACGTCAATCCCGTGTATGCGCAGGAATATCTGCGGCAGGACTACACCGAGCGCACGCCCAATGATTACCTGATGGAAAGCTGCCCGCTCACCGATATCGAGCATAGCGTGGAAGCCATCTTGCCGGGGACGGCGGAGCAGGCGCTGCTGGGCATCGCCGCGACCGAACCCTGCTTGCTGGTGCTGCGCCGCACCTGGTCGCACAAGAAACTGGTCAGTTTCGCTCGGCTGACGCACCCGGGTTTGCGTTACAAGCTGCGTTCGCAGACGCGAGTGAAGAAATAA
- the hutG gene encoding formimidoylglutamase has product MVDMKIWTGRVDAAEGEAAKRWHQAVQALPENGAPGIAIIGFACDEGVRRNQGRVGAAGGPQALRKALANLAYHPTLPLYDAGDVVCSDGDLEAAQRRLGERVAQVIAAGHLPLVLGGGHETAYGHWLGLSAAHPDKRIGVVNFDAHFDLRQADEATSGTPFAQIAADCARHGRVFRYLCLGVAETANTQALFDSARRLGAEWRLDTDMNGWQLADIRGQLAEFLDSVDAVYLTIDLDVLPAAQMPAVSAPAGYGVDIAVVEALAGRIAKSGKLAGADLVEFNPAFDIDSHGAKAAARLAWSLSRHLRR; this is encoded by the coding sequence ATGGTGGACATGAAGATCTGGACCGGCCGCGTCGATGCGGCCGAAGGCGAGGCGGCCAAGCGTTGGCATCAGGCGGTGCAGGCCTTGCCGGAAAACGGCGCGCCGGGCATCGCCATCATCGGCTTCGCCTGCGACGAAGGCGTGCGCCGCAACCAGGGCCGCGTCGGCGCGGCCGGCGGCCCGCAGGCTTTGCGCAAGGCTTTGGCCAATCTGGCCTATCACCCGACTTTGCCGCTCTACGACGCCGGCGATGTGGTCTGCAGCGATGGCGACCTGGAGGCCGCGCAACGCCGCCTGGGCGAGCGCGTGGCGCAGGTCATCGCCGCCGGCCATCTGCCGCTGGTGCTGGGCGGCGGCCACGAAACGGCCTATGGCCACTGGCTGGGCCTGTCCGCCGCGCATCCGGACAAGCGCATAGGCGTGGTCAATTTCGACGCCCACTTCGATTTGCGCCAAGCCGACGAGGCCACCAGCGGCACGCCGTTCGCGCAGATCGCCGCCGATTGCGCCCGCCACGGCCGTGTATTCCGCTACTTGTGCCTGGGCGTGGCCGAAACCGCCAACACTCAGGCGCTGTTCGACTCCGCCCGCCGTTTGGGCGCCGAATGGCGGCTGGACACGGACATGAACGGCTGGCAGCTGGCCGACATCCGCGGCCAACTGGCCGAATTCCTGGACAGCGTGGACGCGGTCTACCTGACCATAGACCTGGATGTATTGCCGGCGGCGCAAATGCCGGCGGTGTCGGCCCCGGCCGGCTACGGCGTGGACATCGCCGTGGTGGAGGCGCTGGCCGGCCGCATCGCCAAGAGCGGCAAGCTCGCCGGCGCCGACCTGGTGGAATTCAATCCCGCATTCGATATCGACAGCCATGGCGCCAAGGCGGCGGCGCGGCTGGCCTGGAGCCTGAGCCGCCACCTGCGCCGTTGA
- the gstA gene encoding glutathione transferase GstA, translated as MKLYFAPMACSLAPHIILRELGLPFELIRVNNQTKRTAEGGSFLDINPKGYVTALTLDNGEALTEGPAILQYLADLQPEAGLAPANGSWQRVRLQEMLNFITAELHGGSAPLFRSDLPEAALQIFRDKLFQRLDWLESRLDKQDYLLPSGFGVADAYLFSILGWLPRFHIDLACWPALQAFFHRVAARPAVQAALQAEENSAPVEG; from the coding sequence ATGAAACTGTATTTCGCCCCCATGGCCTGCTCGCTGGCTCCGCATATCATCCTGCGCGAACTCGGCCTGCCTTTTGAATTGATCCGGGTGAACAACCAGACCAAGCGCACCGCCGAGGGCGGCAGTTTTCTCGACATCAACCCCAAGGGCTACGTCACCGCGCTGACGCTGGACAATGGCGAGGCGCTGACCGAAGGCCCGGCCATCCTGCAATACCTGGCGGATTTGCAGCCCGAAGCCGGCCTGGCCCCGGCGAACGGTAGCTGGCAGCGGGTGCGGCTGCAGGAGATGCTCAACTTCATCACCGCCGAACTGCACGGCGGCAGCGCGCCGCTGTTTCGCTCCGATCTGCCGGAAGCGGCGCTGCAGATCTTCCGCGACAAGCTGTTTCAGCGATTGGATTGGCTGGAAAGCCGCTTGGACAAGCAGGATTACTTGCTGCCGTCCGGCTTCGGCGTGGCGGACGCCTATCTGTTCTCTATCCTGGGCTGGCTGCCGCGCTTCCATATCGATCTGGCTTGTTGGCCCGCGCTGCAGGCCTTCTTCCACCGGGTGGCGGCTCGCCCCGCTGTGCAAGCGGCGCTGCAAGCCGAAGAAAACAGCGCGCCAGTGGAAGGATAG
- the hutU gene encoding urocanate hydratase: MTDPRFDASRHIRAPRGSEKTCKSWLTEAAYRMIQNNLDAEVAEHPQSLVVYGGIGRAARNWECYDNILETLQRLEDDETLLVQSGKPVGVFKTHENAPRVLIANSNLVPHWANWEHFNELDKKGLMMYGQMTAGSWIYIGSQGIVQGTYETFFSVANQHFGGKPQGRWILTGGLGGMGGAQPLAATMAGFSMIAVECDETRIDFRLKTRYVDRKATTLDEALAIVEDAKQSGKAVSVGLLGNAADVFAELVARGITPDVVTDQTSAHDPVHGYLPQGWTVAQWRDKQKTAAAEITAAAKKSMAVQVRAMLTLQERGAATLDYGNNIRQMALEEGVQNAFDFPGFVPAYVRPLFCEGIGPFRWVALSGDPEDIYKTDAKVKELIPDDPHLHNWLDMAKERISFQGLPARICWVGLKDRARLGQAFNEMVKSGELKAPIVIGRDHLDSGSVASPNRETESMKDGSDAVSDWPLLNALLNTAGGATWVSLHHGGGVGMGFSQHSGVVIVCDGTDAASERLGRVLRNDPGTGVMRHADAGYDIAVNCAKEQGLDLPMLK; this comes from the coding sequence ATGACCGACCCGCGTTTTGACGCATCCCGCCACATCCGCGCCCCGCGCGGCAGCGAAAAGACCTGCAAGAGCTGGCTGACCGAAGCCGCCTACCGGATGATCCAGAACAATCTGGACGCCGAGGTGGCCGAGCACCCGCAAAGCTTGGTGGTGTACGGCGGCATCGGCCGCGCCGCCCGCAACTGGGAGTGCTACGACAATATCCTGGAAACCTTGCAGCGGCTGGAAGACGACGAAACGCTGCTGGTGCAGTCCGGCAAACCGGTCGGCGTGTTCAAGACCCATGAAAACGCGCCGCGCGTCCTGATCGCCAACTCCAACCTGGTGCCGCACTGGGCCAATTGGGAGCACTTTAACGAGCTGGATAAGAAGGGCTTGATGATGTACGGCCAGATGACGGCCGGCTCCTGGATCTACATCGGCTCGCAGGGCATCGTGCAAGGGACCTACGAGACCTTCTTCTCCGTCGCCAACCAGCACTTCGGCGGCAAGCCGCAAGGCCGCTGGATCCTGACCGGCGGCTTGGGCGGCATGGGCGGCGCGCAGCCGCTGGCCGCCACCATGGCCGGCTTCAGCATGATCGCCGTCGAATGCGACGAAACCCGCATCGATTTCCGTCTGAAAACGCGCTACGTGGACCGCAAGGCCACCACGCTGGACGAGGCGCTGGCCATCGTCGAAGACGCCAAGCAAAGCGGCAAGGCGGTATCGGTGGGGCTGCTCGGCAACGCCGCCGACGTGTTCGCCGAACTGGTGGCGCGCGGCATCACCCCGGACGTGGTCACCGACCAGACCTCCGCCCACGATCCGGTGCACGGCTATCTGCCGCAGGGTTGGACCGTGGCCCAATGGCGCGACAAGCAGAAGACCGCCGCCGCCGAGATCACCGCCGCCGCCAAGAAATCGATGGCCGTGCAAGTGCGCGCCATGTTGACCCTGCAAGAGCGCGGCGCGGCCACGCTGGACTACGGCAACAACATCCGCCAGATGGCGCTGGAAGAGGGCGTGCAGAACGCCTTCGATTTCCCCGGCTTCGTGCCGGCCTATGTGCGCCCGCTGTTCTGCGAAGGCATCGGCCCCTTCCGCTGGGTGGCGCTGTCCGGCGATCCGGAAGACATCTACAAGACCGACGCCAAGGTGAAGGAACTGATCCCCGACGATCCGCACCTGCACAACTGGCTGGACATGGCCAAGGAGCGCATCAGCTTCCAGGGCCTGCCGGCGCGCATCTGTTGGGTGGGTCTGAAGGACCGCGCCCGCCTGGGCCAGGCGTTCAACGAAATGGTGAAGAGCGGCGAATTGAAGGCGCCCATCGTCATCGGCCGCGACCACCTGGACTCCGGCTCCGTGGCCTCGCCTAACCGCGAGACGGAATCGATGAAGGATGGCTCCGACGCCGTATCCGACTGGCCGTTGCTCAACGCCTTGCTCAACACCGCCGGCGGCGCGACCTGGGTCTCGCTGCACCACGGCGGCGGCGTGGGCATGGGCTTCAGCCAGCACTCCGGCGTGGTCATCGTTTGCGACGGGACGGATGCCGCGTCCGAGCGGCTGGGCCGCGTGCTGCGCAACGATCCGGGCACCGGCGTGATGCGCCACGCCGATGCCGGCTACGACATCGCGGTGAATTGCGCCAAAGAGCAGGGCCTGGACCTGCCGATGCTGAAATAA
- a CDS encoding DUF962 domain-containing protein — protein MKTLNQWLTDYDESHRHPFNIAMHKLCVPLIALSLLGMLQAIPGPLSWAWLLWLLAGLWYARLSLKVAAAMALMSGVALLALETLRGMGAPVGVGSLLVFIAAWLGQFIGHAREGKKPSFIQDLQFLLVGPLWTLRGLWRRLGWLDPV, from the coding sequence ATGAAAACGCTCAATCAATGGCTGACGGACTACGACGAAAGCCATCGCCATCCCTTCAATATCGCCATGCACAAGCTATGCGTGCCGCTGATCGCGCTGTCGCTGCTGGGCATGCTGCAAGCCATTCCCGGTCCGCTGTCCTGGGCCTGGCTGCTCTGGCTCCTGGCCGGGCTGTGGTATGCGCGCCTGTCCCTCAAAGTGGCGGCGGCGATGGCGCTGATGAGCGGCGTGGCGCTGCTTGCGCTGGAAACGCTGCGCGGCATGGGCGCGCCGGTGGGGGTCGGATCGCTGCTTGTGTTCATCGCCGCCTGGCTAGGCCAATTCATCGGCCATGCGCGCGAAGGCAAGAAGCCCTCTTTCATACAGGACCTGCAATTCCTGCTGGTGGGTCCGCTGTGGACCCTGCGCGGCCTGTGGCGGCGCTTGGGCTGGCTGGACCCGGTTTGA
- a CDS encoding D-hexose-6-phosphate mutarotase, whose protein sequence is MTYPQGARLSELAPGVPQIELAGDGFSARIALLGGQILDYRRDGQPPLFYVSPITLCQPGKAIRGGAPVCWPWFGPHPSDAAQPAHGVARQQVWSVDDITRDGSVFHVKLRGPSHQGLSVELAYRIGLDGVDIELATLNHDERAHTVTAALHSYFAVSDVDAVSLRGLENAPAHDKLSDQRLALPAEPFRFNGEVDLVAYSSHAVTLADEGWRRDIAIQPRGSASAVVWNPAPAKAQRLADLPDEDWRRFVCIETANAGDDARTLQPGERHALGCHLDFSCRD, encoded by the coding sequence ATGACTTACCCGCAAGGAGCCCGGCTGAGCGAACTCGCGCCCGGCGTGCCGCAAATCGAACTGGCAGGTGATGGTTTCTCCGCCCGCATCGCCTTGCTGGGCGGGCAAATCCTAGATTATCGCCGCGATGGCCAGCCGCCTTTGTTCTATGTCTCGCCCATCACCTTGTGCCAGCCCGGCAAAGCCATACGCGGCGGCGCGCCGGTATGCTGGCCCTGGTTTGGCCCGCACCCCAGCGATGCCGCCCAGCCGGCGCACGGCGTGGCGCGCCAGCAAGTCTGGTCCGTGGACGACATCACGCGGGACGGCTCGGTGTTCCACGTGAAACTACGCGGTCCCAGCCACCAGGGCTTGAGCGTAGAATTGGCCTATCGCATCGGCCTGGATGGCGTCGATATCGAGCTTGCCACTCTCAACCATGACGAGCGCGCGCACACCGTCACCGCCGCCCTGCACAGTTATTTCGCGGTATCGGATGTGGACGCCGTCAGTTTGCGCGGACTGGAAAACGCCCCAGCCCACGACAAGCTCAGCGATCAACGCCTCGCCCTGCCCGCCGAGCCGTTCCGTTTCAACGGCGAAGTGGACTTGGTGGCCTACTCCAGCCATGCCGTCACCTTGGCGGACGAGGGCTGGCGGCGTGATATCGCCATCCAGCCGCGGGGGTCGGCCAGCGCGGTGGTGTGGAACCCGGCTCCGGCCAAGGCGCAGCGGCTGGCGGACCTGCCCGACGAAGACTGGAGGCGCTTTGTCTGCATCGAAACCGCCAACGCCGGCGACGACGCGCGGACTCTGCAGCCAGGCGAGCGGCACGCCTTAGGCTGTCATCTGGATTTCTCTTGCCGCGACTAG
- a CDS encoding LysR family transcriptional regulator: protein MMNLLHWRLLLAVEECGTVTAAAERQGMTQSGASQAIRQMEEALGIVLFVRDRRQTLPTALGQQVLRKARAMLAELDGIRSLADEGRGLLSGRVTVAGFPSLFARLLARKLDQFRLRHPGLEVLWLDGSDEEIEHWLACGQVDIGVVLNPAAARPTQQLGEDTWLAVLPNSHRLARRHAGQPVYAHELANEPFIVATGGCRLHGESVLEAMGARLNDVRMRVRDWGSALEMARGGLGATVMPASVLPDPCPGVRAFALADAPPRRFALACSAAGAASPQAKALLDWLSER from the coding sequence ATGATGAATTTGCTGCATTGGCGCCTGCTGCTGGCGGTGGAAGAGTGCGGCACGGTGACGGCCGCCGCCGAACGCCAGGGCATGACGCAATCCGGCGCCAGCCAAGCCATACGGCAGATGGAGGAGGCGCTGGGCATTGTCTTGTTTGTGCGCGATCGGCGGCAAACCTTGCCCACTGCCTTGGGCCAACAGGTGTTGCGCAAGGCCAGGGCGATGCTGGCCGAGCTGGACGGCATCCGCTCGCTGGCGGACGAGGGGCGCGGCTTGCTGTCCGGCCGCGTCACGGTGGCGGGTTTTCCTTCCTTGTTTGCGCGCTTATTGGCTCGCAAGCTGGATCAGTTCCGCTTGCGGCATCCGGGCCTGGAAGTATTGTGGCTGGACGGCAGCGATGAGGAGATCGAGCACTGGCTGGCCTGCGGGCAGGTGGATATCGGCGTGGTGCTGAACCCTGCCGCCGCTAGGCCGACCCAGCAGCTGGGCGAGGACACCTGGCTGGCGGTATTGCCCAATAGCCATCGCCTGGCCCGCCGCCACGCGGGCCAGCCCGTCTACGCGCATGAGTTGGCCAATGAGCCTTTCATCGTGGCGACCGGCGGTTGCCGGCTGCATGGCGAAAGCGTGCTGGAGGCGATGGGCGCGCGCTTGAACGATGTGCGCATGCGGGTGAGGGACTGGGGCAGCGCTTTGGAGATGGCGCGCGGCGGTCTGGGCGCGACGGTGATGCCGGCTTCGGTATTGCCGGATCCATGCCCCGGCGTGCGCGCGTTTGCCTTGGCGGATGCGCCGCCGCGCCGCTTCGCGCTGGCGTGTTCCGCGGCAGGGGCGGCGTCGCCGCAGGCTAAAGCCTTATTGGATTGGTTGAGCGAGCGCTAG
- a CDS encoding GNAT family N-acetyltransferase: MLILPLQSPRLILRDFVADDREPYGRLRGGLAFGRHYAAAETSPAFSAQLLERFIGQQQSPRRAWQLAVIRRDDGRLIGSVGLRLTLSDGVASFGAELAEAAWGQGYAEEAARLLLDAGFNHLGVNRVEADTAEGNASALRLAGRLGFVAAPARDGRVSLALSLGMLGAQSEWRMLGASSSLRRIDGGWRLLTADQPGFYFGNALLLDHAPEPGSRREWERRIAAAFADYPAIRHRVLQWPVEKSAGLDAHQEWLSAGYRYDETIVLLMTGETLRPAPLSPSLTIRPLTSDEDWAQWQRLFLDTREAEHLEEDYLTFLAGHERRYRQLEAEGKGHTWGVFDGRALLSCAGLFLQPGLGCVQQVATAEHVRRLGLASQLLIHMAQWGLQRAPRLLVAADAHYHALQLYRQLGFVDAGREASLCWWSGRA, encoded by the coding sequence ATGTTGATTTTGCCTTTGCAGTCGCCGCGCTTGATCTTGCGCGATTTCGTTGCGGACGATCGGGAACCCTATGGCCGTTTGCGCGGCGGTTTGGCTTTCGGCCGCCATTACGCAGCGGCTGAAACCTCGCCGGCGTTCAGCGCGCAATTGTTGGAGCGCTTCATCGGCCAGCAGCAGTCGCCGCGCCGCGCCTGGCAACTGGCGGTGATCCGGCGCGATGACGGCAGGCTGATCGGTTCGGTGGGTTTGCGGCTGACCTTGTCGGACGGCGTGGCCAGTTTCGGCGCCGAGCTGGCCGAAGCGGCCTGGGGCCAGGGCTATGCCGAAGAGGCCGCCCGGTTGCTGCTGGATGCGGGCTTCAATCATCTGGGCGTCAACCGGGTGGAGGCTGACACGGCGGAGGGCAATGCCTCGGCCTTGCGCTTGGCTGGCCGGCTGGGTTTTGTGGCGGCGCCGGCGCGCGATGGTCGCGTGTCCTTGGCGCTCAGCCTGGGCATGTTGGGCGCGCAGAGCGAGTGGCGCATGCTGGGCGCGTCCAGTTCGCTGCGTCGCATCGACGGCGGCTGGCGATTGCTGACGGCGGATCAGCCCGGTTTTTACTTCGGCAACGCTTTGCTGCTGGATCACGCGCCGGAACCCGGCAGCCGGCGCGAGTGGGAGCGGCGCATAGCCGCCGCTTTCGCCGACTATCCGGCCATCCGCCATCGCGTGCTGCAATGGCCCGTGGAGAAGTCGGCCGGCTTGGACGCGCATCAAGAGTGGTTGAGCGCCGGCTACCGCTACGATGAAACTATAGTGTTGCTGATGACGGGCGAAACCCTGCGCCCCGCGCCGCTCAGCCCATCCTTGACCATCCGCCCGCTGACCAGCGACGAGGACTGGGCGCAATGGCAGCGCTTGTTTCTGGATACGCGCGAAGCGGAGCATCTGGAGGAGGATTATTTAACCTTCCTGGCCGGACATGAGCGGCGTTATCGACAGCTGGAGGCGGAAGGAAAAGGCCACACCTGGGGCGTGTTCGACGGCAGGGCGCTGCTCTCTTGCGCGGGTTTGTTTCTGCAACCGGGCCTGGGATGCGTGCAGCAAGTGGCCACGGCCGAGCATGTGCGTCGCCTGGGTTTGGCCAGCCAGTTGCTCATCCATATGGCGCAATGGGGTTTGCAACGCGCGCCGCGTCTCCTGGTGGCGGCCGATGCCCACTACCATGCGCTGCAGCTGTATCGCCAATTGGGTTTCGTCGACGCCGGCCGCGAGGCCTCGCTATGCTGGTGGTCTGGCCGGGCGTGA